From Plasmodium brasilianum strain Bolivian I chromosome 7, whole genome shotgun sequence, the proteins below share one genomic window:
- a CDS encoding protein RER1 → MDETDKFLPDLCNKLVNTHNYYIDKTTLYVKTRWIVLLGFFILYILRVYYVTGFYVVSYALSIFLLNLFLRFLTPHNIEEIYEQYENENNGLLLPMKQTNEQKNENNSDDKKEFRPFLRKLDEFKFWLYSSRAVLISIFCTFFPFLDIPVFWPLLLFYFICLFLATMKQQIKNMIKFKYLPFNTSSKQTYGSVARGNKISR, encoded by the exons ATGGATGAAACAGACAAATTTCTACCagatttatgtaataaattagTTAATAcgcataattattatatagataaaacaactttatatgtaaaaacaaGATGGATAGTTTTACTtggcttttttattttatacatacttAGGGTGTACTATGTGACAGGTTTTTATGTTGTATCATACGCATTAtcaattttcttattaaatttgtttttaagaTTTTTAACACCACATAATATCgaagaaatatatgaacaatatgaaaatgaaaataacgGCTTATTACTACCTATGAAACAAACAAATGagcaaaaaaatgaaaataattcagatgataaaaaagaatttagaccctttttaagaaaattagaCGAATTCAAATTTTGGTTATATTCCTCTAGAGCTGTATTGATATCAATATTTTGCAcgttttttccatttctggACATACCAGTATTCTGGCCTctattacttttttactttatatgtttatttttggCAACTATGAaacaacaaataaaaaatatgataaagtttaaatatttaccttttaatacat CTTCTAAGCAGACATATGGTTCTGTTGCTCGtggaaataaaattagcaGATAA
- a CDS encoding ras-related protein RAB7 produces the protein MSSKKRTILKVIILGDSGVGKTSLMNQYVNKKFTNQYKATIGADFLTKETIVDNEQLTMQIWDTAGQERFQSLGVAFYRGADCCVLVFDLTNYKTYESLESWKDEFLIQASPKDPENFPFVIIGNKVDETNKRKVQSLKVLQWCKSNNNIPYFETSAKNAINVDQAFDEIARKAMKQEHQEEQIYLPETFTLNNQNEQKIYKSRCC, from the exons ATGtcaagtaaaaaaagaacaattttaaaagtaaTTATTCTTGGAGATAGTGG tGTTGGAAAAACATCGTTAATGAATCagtatgtaaataaaaaatttacgaATCAGTACAAAGCGACAA ttGGAGCcgattttttaacaaaagaaACTATAGTTGATAATGAACAGCTGACAATGCaa ATCTGGGACACGGCAGGTCAAGAACGTTTCCAAAGTTTAGGCGTGGCTTTTTATAGAGGAGCAGATTGCTGTGTTTTAGTTTTTGatttaacaaattataaaacatatgaaTCGTTAGAATCGTGGAAAGATGAATTCTTAATTCAG gCTAGTCCAAAGGACCCTGAAAATTTTCCATTCGTTATAATAGGAAATAAAGTTGATGAAACGAATAAGAGAAAA GTTCAATCATTAAAAGTTTTGCAGTGGTGCAAGTCGAATAACAACATTCCATATTTTGAGACAAGCGCGAAAAACGCAATTAATGTTGATCAGGCTTTTGATGAAATAGCAAGAAAAGCTATGAAACAAGAACATCAGGAAGAACAAAT ATATCTACCCGAGACTTTTACTTTAAACAACCAGAACGaacagaaaatatataaaagtcgTTGTTGTTAA